The Macadamia integrifolia cultivar HAES 741 chromosome 4, SCU_Mint_v3, whole genome shotgun sequence genome contains the following window.
ATATCAGTAAGATCTATCTGCTGAAAGTTCAAGCAACTCTCGAATACCTTCGTAAACCTGCAGTATCACCATGGCAATCAATTCATCAAgcacagttttttctttttctttttttttggggggggggtgttgtagGGATGGGGAGGGGAGATGTAAGAACAATCCTCCAATGGGTTTCCAGACTGGATTTCAAGGGCATATGCTAGAGGGTACGGCTTTATCTCACTAGGCCTTTAACTCACTTCCCTATGTAAGAAGTCAGGAACCATAACATTGGGCTGAAGCTCAACTATGGCAGTTTAAGAGTTATCTTCGGTAGTTGATGGCCCTAAACTCAACTAGGAGATGTTGACTTCACAAATGAACTCCCATAAATATTCCACCAAATATGATCCTCTGATGAAACTCCATACTTCCCAATTTTAATTTCCTGGGAAGCAAGGAAAATTAGAGCAGTAATAGATAACTTCCTCATccaataagagaacaccctaGTATGTTTCTGCCACTTCttagagccttttttttttgtttttttggtaaatgccACTTCTTAGAGCTACAAACTATAGATATTGGGCAGAAGCACCTGAACTACTTCATGATTCTAAGCATGTCATgtgaaataagaaacaaaatgcAATCATTACTGACTCAGGCATACCAACTTGATTTGGGCTTTGATTGATGCAATTAGTTGCGTATACTCCTCAATCTGCCTGCATAATACATGATTAGTCAGAAAGATTTCAGCATATCAATTAGATTATGCATACCAAAGAGAGGAGGGTgggggtggagagagagagaggaaggagtAACATTTTTCATATGCAGTAAAGGAACTGAAGGTGGGGACCATTAATGTATTGTATTTAGTTTGTTCTAAACTATCAGTCTATGTTAGTGTCAAACTAAAGTATCAATATCAGTTTGATACAGGAACAGGAACACTGCACAAGGTGTCCATTCAAGCAACCGAATAGCTACATTCATTAGTAAAAATGTCAATAacaatccccccccccaccacaaACAAAATggaattccatttttttttttttgggggggggggggaggggagggttgGGTTTTTGGGTGGGGAGAAGCCTGTCATCAAAATTTACTGTTCTTAGAAGTGAACATATAATCTTAAATGCAGATAACTTGCTCGGGGTGCATAGCCACTTAGAGAAACTCAGTGGCAACAGGGAAGCATACCCATGGTGAGGTGTCGAGCTACATCCAAGATGTTGAATCATTGTACTGAGCATAGTTTCAAACTGGCGTGGAATTGTTTTTCCAGAAATTTGGATTGGTTCAGAAGTTCCAATGAAATGCTAGGGAGCAAATAAATCGATTAACATCCTATAATTTTATAtcctttctttcctatttctcCTTAGCTTTCTACCGCTCAATAGGTATGACCAAACATGAGGatcaataaataaacaaataagttgtaacatttatatttttattatctCCCTTATTTCCTATTTCTCCTATCTTCATATGGACTACAGCTTGCATCCCTTTATCATCTCCCTAACTGTTTCCCAATTAACCATTCTTCCCTTATTTATTGGCATTTAAATTCCTATTCCATACACCTTTCATTACTGTCACCCTCTTGGTAACACCTCAAGATCTTAAAGATGAGAAGGGTACTTCAACCAGTCTCATTATTTTCATTCCTTTTGTTAATTTCTGGCACATTTTCTAGGTTGATTTCCAATTTCTCTGTATAAAGATTTCAACATCAATAATTTGTTCAACATAACTAAAATGGAAATGTGCATACCTATCtaatctttcttccttttttgatATGAACTCCAAAGCTTCAGACCAGGTAAACTCTACATGAAAGCCCAGTCCAATGTCCACAAATATGTGCTGTGTATCTGGCCTGCGGCGACACAGAAGGCAAAAGAATATATAATAGCAGAGCAGCTAGGTTTGCCACCTGAACTCACTTGGAGAAACACCAATCACACAGCTCAAAGCCTCTACTCAATGACCAGTATAACCAGCAAATTAAATTATAAATGGTCCTAAATTCAATATACTTGTCATAAATAAGACTTTGTAAAACAGATATCAGCCACATGCTAGAGTGTGTCTGTGCATGCATGTgccttttttaatttcatttatattaTGATAAGTAACAGTCAAAGACAATAGAAATACAATGTAGTAatacaacaccaccaccacctgtAGAAGGGGTATGGCAATGATGACTTGATTAAGATACTAATACATTAAGACCCACCCCACATCTCAACCGAACCATCATGAAAACAGAAAGCTTGGGTTATACATGTTGTGTATGCAGGTACTCTTCTTGCATTTTTCTCTTTCAGGGAGGGGGTTTTGGGGGACGGGTAATACTTGCATATCAGCATCAGCATGCATAACTAACTGCATGAATACTCTAGTTAAACAGCAGCCAGATGCTCAGAAAGAGGAGTTTCAAAGACATACACATCAGCTTGCATATACACCTCAGAACCAAGGTTGACCAAAGTACGGAGGCTAGTCACATCATTCTTCTCCAGATTCTCTATATTCCTTTTTAGGTCCAAGCTAGTAGAGTGTGAAATTAAgtcaaaacaacaacaaagatgTATAATAGGGATCCATTATTCTCAAACGCCTCCACCATGAGCTCATCAGGAAAGCTTCGTTGATAACAACAAAGATTTCAATACATGTAAAGAACCATTTGAGATCACTAGcattaaaatattttgttaATTAAGAGGTAAGCAAGTTCAGCCAATGAAATCTGAagagaataataaaagaaaatatctgAGAGGATACAAAATTTTCTGTTGTTCAAAAACCTTGTCCCTGCAAAATAAGACCAGTAAGTTAGACAGTCTGTTAACCACCACCTTATATTTACATTACAGTAACCAAAGATAAATTCATAAAttacattggaaaaaaaaaaaggtgcccAACGTGAAGGACCTGTCACGAGGGACCTCATGTGCGCTCAAATTAGAAGAAGTTGCTCAGAGGATAATAGTTTCCCCCATGATATAGTGTTTAGGACCTTTTTCCTGGGGCATCTGGACCAGATTTCATAACATTGTCGCTACTGTCAGTTTGgtaaaaacaaattaaacaaattCTGTATTTATCAGTTTGGTATAACCGAGATTAAGCCCCAAGTGAGTttcaaaatcttaaaacaaataaaattttcctaCATTTTTTCCCATTGGCCATTCAATATTTCATCATACATCCAGATCATCTGATCAGTCTGTCGTTCAGTTATATGCTCCCCGCCACATCACCATAAATTAAATATCAGTTAAGGTGGTTAGATATATGTCCAGTCAAAGGCTGACAAGTGATCATGGAACTGAAATGAGTGCATATAGCTGATAGACCCTCACTTAACGGGGTTAAAAGAAGACTAGCTGGACAGAAACACATGAAAATAATATACCGTTCAGCAATGGCACGGACAAGATCTGGCTTCAAGCGGCAGTCGATGAATTCCTCGAATCTCTGTACCTTATTCTCCCGGATCTCATCCATAGTAATCCTGTGGTATGGTGAATATTCAATAAGAATCTGACCCAATTCAATGCGTCATATGTAGAATGTGATGATATATCAAACCTGTAAATCAGCACCTGCAAGAGAAAgatgagaaagaagagatcaGAGAAGACAATATGATGgaggaaggagagagggagCTAGAACCACGATAGATTCAGAATGTGTGTATCATGGTCTAGCCTCACCAATTGGAAATAACCCAAAATAAAGCTTATGTAGGGTGGATCATGGACAAGTGAAAAGTGTTTCCTTGAATTTGATCGTTTCTACCAAATTGTTATTGATGAAAATGTCAACAATGAGATAGCTGAATCAAAGCATGAAGACATCGTTGATGTCTTTCTCAATGACATAACAAGGGTTTTTACCTACCAAAAACCAAACATTTGCATGGTATATTTTTATGGCAGTACTTGTCTATTTATACGGCTTGAGTCATACATTGAATCTGAATTTCCCTGGTTGTGTGGAATAATTAGTTTCTCAAC
Protein-coding sequences here:
- the LOC122075467 gene encoding protein UXT homolog, which gives rise to MDEIRENKVQRFEEFIDCRLKPDLVRAIAERDKVFEQQKIFLDLKRNIENLEKNDVTSLRTLVNLGSEVYMQADVPDTQHIFVDIGLGFHVEFTWSEALEFISKKEERLDRQIEEYTQLIASIKAQIKLVYEGIRELLELSADRSY